A single window of Uloborus diversus isolate 005 chromosome 5, Udiv.v.3.1, whole genome shotgun sequence DNA harbors:
- the LOC129222758 gene encoding tigger transposable element-derived protein 4-like has translation MAKRKALSFDEKLKIIQQYDEKKGVTNKQQFANEIGIPVSTLKTLLKKREEIESSAFSGISKRRRVRKGKNEDLEEVLYQWFQQARGNNLPINGPIMTEKANEIAKGLGINDFSGSAGWLDRFRKRYGIKYRQISGEAEAVDDDSIAPWIENLLPNLLKDYAPEDVYNADEFGLFFKLMPDKSLVLKDEKCHGGKLSKDRLTVLACSNWTGSDKLKLMVIGKSKSPRCFKNVRTFPCNYKAQNRAWMTGCLFTEWVQQLDRKFGKGKRKVLLFVDNCPAHPKGIPLKNIKLEYFPPNSTSKLQPLDQGVIKVLKQKYRKKLVQRYLREIESGEDSSCKINVLDAIHYVSAAWDEIAPDVIRNCFRKAHFESKSNENDLNVADFLDIEFEEQYPGYCSVDDDLPITETLEIQDMIDMAKDGEFEVDNEEEEEDEPPQLPSFISACDSVSVLRQALSSTENSEAMLRELNRIESFIIRNFRKPTSYDGGKQLLMENFLTKK, from the exons ATGGCTAAAAGAAAAGCTCTTAGTTTcgatgagaaattaaaaattatacagcAGTATGATGAGAAAAAAGGAGTTACGAATAAGCAGCAATTTGCAAATGAAATAGGAATACCTGTATCtacattaaaaactttattaaaaaaacggGAAGAAATTGAATCCAGCGCCTTTTCAGGCATCAGTAAAAGACGGAGGGTACGTAAAGGCAAAAATGAGGATTTAGAAGAAGTGCTGTACCAATGGTTCCAGCAAGCTCGAGGAAATAACTTGCCGATCAATGGACCCATTATGACGGAAAAAGCCAACGAAATAGCCAAAGGCTTGGGCATAAATGATTTCTCTGGATCAGCTGGTTGGCTGGATCGATTTCGAAAAAGATATGGCATTAAATATCGTCAAATTAGTGGTGAAGCCGAAGCCGTAGACGACGACAGCATTGCTCCCTGGATAGAAAATCTCCTCCCTAATCTACTAAAAGACTATGCACCTGAGGACGTATATAACGCTGATGAatttggattattttttaaattaatgccagACAAATCCTtagttttaaaagatgaaaagtgCCACGGAGGTAAGCTAAGTAAAGACAGACTGACTGTATTAGCATGTTCTAATTGGACTGGATCTGACAAGTTGAAGCTGATGGTGATTGGAAAATCTAAGtcaccacggtgttttaaaaatgTGCGAACTTTCCCGTGCAACTACAAAGCACAGAATAGAGCCTGGATGACTGGGTGTTTGTTTACTGAATGGGTGCAACAGTTGGACCGAAAATTCGGTAAAGGAAAGAGGAAAGTCCTTCTGTTTGTGGACAACTGTCCCGCTCATCCCAAAGGAATCCCCCTCAAAAACATCAAGCTCGAGTATTTCCCCCCCAACTCTACCAGCAAGCTTCAGCCATTAGATCAAGGAGTCATTAAAGTTTTGAAGCAGAAATACCGTAAAAAGCTGGTACAGCGTTACTTACGTGAAATTGAATCAGGAGAGGACTCTTCCTGTAAAATAAATGTGTTGGATGCTATCCATTATGTTTCGGCTGCGTGGGATGAGATCGCGCCAGATGTGATAAGAAATTGCTTTCGAAAAGCGCATTTTGAGAGCAAATCTAATGAAAATGACCTGAATGTTGCGGATTTTCTGGACATCGAATTTGAGGAACAGTATCCTGGATATTGTTCAGTTGATGATGATTTGCCTATCACGGAAACTCTAGAAATTCAGGATATGATTGACATGGCGAAAG ATGGAGAATTCGAGGTTGATAATGAGGAAGAGGAAGAAGATGAACCTCCCCAACTTCCCTCTTTTATTAGCGCCTGCGATTCCGTAAGCGTTTTGCGGCAGGCGCTCTCTTCTACCGAAAACTCGGAAGCGATGCTGAGAGAACTTAACAGGattgaaagttttataataagaaatttTAGGAAACCAACTTCTTATGATGGAGGAAAGCAACTCCTTATGGagaattttcttacaaaaaaataa